The Thalassophryne amazonica chromosome 6, fThaAma1.1, whole genome shotgun sequence genome includes a region encoding these proteins:
- the pcsk1nl gene encoding proprotein convertase subtilisin/kexin type 1 inhibitor, like has product MASLHLLLLSTALMHIAQSLPVDRGHGLDVSVGGARHQRRSLPSLVTYEENLMSYPTGQGGGVVIKPLYNPPEFWRGSGLQYEKFLRIQEEKQRAAYLKALLHSLSEAENAGLVNTRDVDEDEEEEDLEEDSDQRPPRDFQDTVPVDYDETGLARSMGRSRPTWWGLMEPQLAQALLDRLEPQLAQALLEKAWQERLQQSGRGLDQETLRHLVARLLSSLGPNEASVMPSGRRVRRDLSVLAGAATPEPVASIHRRTRRSLDDTNSPPPSNNPPLLRVKRLEEEERERGVEESYRSKPSAGLQRMKRIDAMVTAAEEEPNHGSRRRRRRAVLTYDPQILIDHILEYMRE; this is encoded by the exons tctcTGCCTGTAGATCGTGGACATGGCCTGGATGTCTCAGTGGGTGGGGCCAGACACCAGAGACGAAGCCTTCCAAGCCTGGTTACTTATGAGGAGAATTTGATGTCGTATCCCACTGGACAAGGAGGAGGTGTGGTCATCAAGCCCCTCTATAACCCACCAGAATTCTGGAGGGGGAGTGGCTTACAGTACGAGAAATTTCTCAGAATTCAAGAGGAGAAGCAGAGAGCAG CTTACCTGAAGGCTTTGCTGCACTCCTTGAGTGAGGCTGAAAATGCCGGATTAGTGAACACACGTGATGTGGATgaggatgaagaagaggaggacctgGAGGAGGACAGTGACCAAAGGCCACCAAGGGACTTCCAGGATACAGTTCCAGTTGACTACGATGAGACAGGTCTGGCCCGGAGCATGGGCCGATCCCGGCCCACCTGGTGGGGCCTCATGGAGCCTCAGCTTGCTCAGGCCCTGTTGGACAG GCTGGAGCCCCAGTTGGCCCAGGCACTGCTGGAGAAGGCGTGGCAGGAGAGACTGCAGCAGTCTGGACGAGGACTCGACCAGGAGACTCTGAG ACACCTGGTTGCTAGGCTACTGTCCAGCCTCGGTCCTAATGAGGCATCAGTGATGCCTTCTGGTCGCCGCGTGAGGAGGGACCTGTCTGTCCTGGCAGGTGCAGCCACACCTGAACCTGTTGCATCCATCCACAGGAGAACCCGCCGTTCCCTTGACGATACAAACTCACCACCACCAAGCAACAACCCCCCTCTGCTCAGGGTGAAGAGGCTGGAGGAGGAGGAAAGAGAGAGGGGAGTGGAGGAGAGCTACAGGAGCAAGCCCAGTGCTGGGCTGCAGAGGATGAAACGCATTGACGCCATGGTAACAGCCGCAGAGGAGGAACCGAATCACGGAAGCCGTCGGCGCCGGAGGAGAGCTGTCCTGACCTATGACCCACAAATCCTCATAGATCACATTTTAGAATACATGAGGGAGTAG